A window of the Syntrophothermus lipocalidus DSM 12680 genome harbors these coding sequences:
- the cimA gene encoding citramalate synthase, with protein MIYDTTLRDGSQGEGLAFSVEDKLKIAKKLDWLGVSYIEGGWPGSNPKDLEFFSRIKEVELKHARITAFSSTRKPDSSVWQDANLRALLEAKTEAVTIFGKSWDFHVYRALGTTLEENLQMVRDTVSYLKDRGLEVIFDAEHFFDGYRCNPDYALQVLGAAADAGADWLVLCDTNGGTLPWDLEETISEVKKHFNLPLGIHAHNDSACAVVNSLIAVRLGATQVQGTMNGYGERCGNADISSIIPILELKMQKRCIPDNHLSRLTEVSHYVSEVANMPRYNSQPFVGYGAFAHKGGVHVNALLKDPLTYEHIDPAAVGNHRRVLVSELSGLSNLLYKARELNLDINSYDSRTREVIQEIKELESQGFQFEGADASLELLLRRAFGEYQDFFQLQNLKILIEKREDNGIIAEAMIKLTVDSKTVHTAAEGDGPVNALDNALRKALTEFYPMIQEMHLRDYKVRVLDGTDGTAAKVRVLIESSDEKDSWSTVGVSENIIEASWQALVDSLNYMLMKRLSPTGSKEDTDEQDE; from the coding sequence TTGATTTATGATACCACCCTCCGCGATGGGTCACAGGGAGAGGGATTGGCCTTTTCGGTGGAAGACAAGCTGAAAATTGCCAAAAAACTCGACTGGCTGGGCGTAAGCTACATCGAAGGCGGGTGGCCGGGAAGTAATCCTAAGGACCTGGAGTTTTTCAGCCGCATAAAAGAAGTCGAGTTAAAGCACGCGCGCATCACGGCCTTTAGCAGTACCCGAAAACCGGACTCTAGCGTCTGGCAAGATGCCAACCTGCGGGCCCTCTTGGAAGCCAAGACCGAGGCGGTCACGATTTTCGGTAAGAGCTGGGACTTTCACGTGTACCGGGCTTTGGGTACTACCCTGGAAGAAAACTTACAGATGGTGAGGGATACGGTTTCATACTTAAAGGATCGCGGATTAGAGGTTATTTTCGATGCCGAGCATTTTTTCGACGGTTACCGATGTAATCCGGATTATGCTCTGCAGGTTCTGGGGGCTGCTGCTGATGCCGGAGCTGACTGGTTGGTCCTCTGTGATACCAACGGGGGCACTCTCCCTTGGGACCTAGAAGAAACGATAAGCGAGGTTAAAAAGCATTTTAACCTGCCCCTGGGTATTCATGCCCATAACGATAGTGCTTGCGCGGTGGTGAATTCCCTCATTGCAGTCAGGCTTGGCGCCACCCAGGTTCAGGGAACAATGAATGGTTACGGGGAAAGATGCGGGAATGCGGATATCTCAAGTATTATCCCCATCCTCGAGCTGAAGATGCAGAAGCGGTGTATTCCCGACAATCACCTATCAAGGTTAACAGAGGTATCGCACTATGTAAGTGAAGTGGCAAATATGCCTCGATACAACAGCCAGCCCTTCGTAGGGTACGGGGCATTTGCTCACAAAGGAGGCGTTCATGTAAACGCCCTTTTGAAAGATCCTTTAACCTACGAACACATCGATCCGGCTGCGGTTGGTAACCACCGCCGGGTCTTGGTGTCAGAGCTGTCAGGCCTTTCCAACTTGCTCTACAAAGCCAGAGAACTGAACCTCGATATAAATTCCTATGACAGCCGAACGCGAGAGGTCATACAAGAAATAAAGGAGTTGGAAAGCCAAGGATTCCAGTTCGAAGGCGCAGATGCTTCGTTAGAGTTGTTGCTACGGAGGGCTTTCGGCGAGTATCAAGACTTTTTCCAACTGCAAAACCTAAAAATACTCATCGAAAAGCGGGAGGATAACGGCATTATTGCCGAGGCGATGATAAAGCTAACCGTGGACAGCAAAACCGTTCATACCGCGGCTGAGGGTGACGGGCCAGTAAATGCCTTGGACAACGCTTTAAGGAAGGCTCTTACGGAGTTTTATCCGATGATACAGGAGATGCATCTTCGGGACTATAAAGTCAGGGTCCTGGACGGTACTGACGGTACGGCAGCCAAGGTTAGGGTGTTGATTGAATCTTCGGACGAAAAAGATAGCTGGAGTACCGTTGGAGTTTCGGAAAACATCATCGAAGCCAGTTGGCAGGCATTAGTAGACAGCCTCAACTACATGCTTATGAAAAGGCTGAGCCCGACTGGTTCGAAGGAAGACACAGACGAACAAGACGAATAA
- the leuB gene encoding 3-isopropylmalate dehydrogenase, whose protein sequence is MFKIAVLPGDGIGTEIVPEAQKVLKAVAKRFKHEFAFTEALVGGAAIDEVGVPLPEETLALCKDSDAVLLGAIGGPKWDNLPAALRPEAAALLALRKELGLYANLRPAYLFPELVHASSLKPDIIEGVDLLVVRELTGGLYFGEKRREKLLGGERAIDVLEYSTYEIERIVRLACEAARKRRKKVTSVDKANVLESSRLWREVANRVALEYPDVEFSHMYVDNCAMQLIRNPRQFDVIVTENMFGDILTDEASMLTGSLGMLPSASIGGKVGMYEPSHGSAPDIAGQGKANPLATILSAAMMLRYSFDLEQEALAVEQAVREVLAEGYRTPDITEPDQKLVNTREMGDLVARKVEEVEV, encoded by the coding sequence GTGTTTAAGATAGCCGTGTTACCCGGGGATGGTATCGGGACCGAGATCGTACCTGAAGCGCAAAAAGTATTGAAAGCAGTTGCTAAGAGGTTCAAACACGAATTCGCTTTTACCGAAGCCCTGGTCGGGGGAGCGGCTATCGACGAGGTGGGGGTTCCTTTGCCTGAAGAAACCCTGGCCCTGTGCAAAGATAGCGACGCTGTTCTTCTAGGAGCCATAGGTGGTCCCAAATGGGATAACCTGCCGGCTGCGCTCAGGCCCGAGGCGGCAGCGCTGTTGGCTCTGCGTAAGGAACTTGGGCTTTACGCTAACCTGCGGCCCGCTTACCTGTTCCCGGAACTGGTTCATGCTTCCTCCCTGAAACCCGATATTATCGAGGGAGTAGATCTCTTGGTAGTGAGGGAACTGACCGGCGGGTTGTACTTCGGGGAGAAGCGGCGGGAGAAGCTTCTGGGCGGAGAAAGGGCTATCGATGTTCTGGAGTACTCGACGTATGAGATCGAACGCATAGTTCGTTTGGCCTGCGAGGCGGCGAGGAAACGGAGAAAGAAAGTGACATCGGTGGACAAGGCCAATGTTCTAGAAAGCTCTAGGTTATGGCGCGAGGTGGCCAATCGAGTAGCTCTGGAGTATCCTGACGTCGAATTCAGCCACATGTACGTCGACAACTGTGCCATGCAGCTCATACGCAATCCGCGTCAATTCGATGTGATCGTAACTGAAAACATGTTTGGAGATATATTGACCGACGAAGCCTCTATGCTGACCGGATCTTTGGGAATGCTACCTTCTGCCTCTATTGGCGGGAAAGTAGGAATGTATGAGCCTTCTCACGGGTCAGCTCCCGATATCGCCGGGCAGGGGAAAGCAAACCCGTTGGCTACGATACTGTCGGCTGCCATGATGCTGAGGTATTCGTTCGATTTGGAACAAGAGGCTTTGGCGGTTGAGCAGGCGGTCCGCGAAGTTCTGGCCGAAGGCTACCGGACGCCGGACATTACGGAGCCGGATCAGAAGCTGGTTAACACCAGGGAAATGGGTGATTTAGTAGCGAGAAAAGTTGAGGAGGTCGAGGTGTAG
- the leuD gene encoding 3-isopropylmalate dehydratase small subunit, which translates to MKLRGEVHKFGADVDTDAIIPARYLNTSDPKHLALHCMEDADPDFPKKVKTGDVIVADKNFGCGSSREHAPLAIQAAGVSCVIAKSFARIFYRNAINIGLPILECPEVVDEVRPGDELEVDLDRGVITNLTSGKEYQATPFPEFMQRIMASGGLINYVRERMKAGV; encoded by the coding sequence ATGAAGCTGAGAGGCGAGGTGCATAAGTTCGGGGCTGACGTAGATACCGACGCCATTATTCCCGCCCGTTACCTGAATACCAGTGACCCGAAACATCTGGCCCTGCACTGTATGGAGGATGCTGATCCCGATTTCCCGAAAAAGGTTAAAACTGGGGATGTCATTGTGGCCGATAAGAACTTCGGCTGCGGCAGCTCGCGCGAGCATGCTCCTTTGGCTATCCAAGCTGCGGGAGTGTCTTGCGTAATTGCCAAGTCTTTTGCCCGTATATTTTACCGCAATGCCATTAACATCGGGCTTCCGATTCTTGAATGCCCGGAGGTGGTTGACGAGGTACGGCCTGGCGACGAGCTTGAGGTTGATTTGGACCGGGGAGTAATAACCAACCTGACCTCGGGCAAGGAGTATCAGGCGACTCCGTTCCCAGAGTTTATGCAAAGGATTATGGCCAGCGGTGGGCTTATCAATTACGTTAGGGAAAGGATGAAGGCCGGTGTTTAA
- the leuC gene encoding 3-isopropylmalate dehydratase large subunit yields MGMTMTEKILAYHAGKDQVEPGELISCRVDLVLGNDITAPVAIAEFEKLGLTRVFDNERVVLVPDHFTPNKDINSAEQAKQVREFARAYSIENYFEVGKMGIEHCLLPQEGLVVPGDVVIGADSHTCTYGALGAFATGVGSTDMAAGMATGEAWFKVPETMKFVYYGELPKWVSGKDLILHTIGDIGVDGARYMAMEFTGEAIRKLSMDNRFTMANMAIEAGAKNGIFEADEITLDYVNSRAKRPYRVFTSDPDASYYEVREYDVSKMEPQVAFPHSPENVRPVSQAGNVSIDQVVIGSCTNGRIEDLEIAASILKGKKVHREIRTIIIPGTQEIYLEALRRGLVEIFIEAGAAVSTPTCGPCLGGHMGILAKGERAVATTNRNFVGRMGHPESEVYLASPAVAAASAVMGRIAAPWEVVR; encoded by the coding sequence ATGGGAATGACTATGACCGAAAAGATTTTGGCCTATCACGCTGGGAAAGACCAGGTGGAGCCGGGAGAACTGATTAGTTGCCGGGTAGACTTGGTTTTAGGAAACGATATAACTGCCCCGGTAGCTATTGCCGAGTTTGAGAAGCTTGGCTTGACCCGGGTTTTTGATAACGAACGGGTGGTCCTGGTACCTGATCATTTCACTCCCAATAAAGACATTAACTCGGCTGAACAGGCTAAGCAGGTACGAGAGTTCGCCCGGGCTTACAGCATTGAAAACTACTTTGAAGTAGGGAAGATGGGTATCGAACACTGCCTGCTGCCTCAGGAGGGGTTGGTGGTTCCTGGAGACGTGGTCATCGGAGCCGACTCTCACACCTGCACTTACGGGGCACTGGGCGCTTTTGCCACTGGGGTCGGGTCGACCGATATGGCTGCAGGGATGGCTACCGGCGAGGCCTGGTTCAAGGTGCCGGAAACCATGAAGTTCGTCTATTACGGTGAACTGCCCAAGTGGGTAAGCGGTAAAGACCTGATCCTTCACACTATAGGGGATATTGGAGTAGACGGGGCCAGATATATGGCGATGGAATTCACAGGTGAAGCTATTAGGAAGCTTTCGATGGATAACCGTTTTACCATGGCTAACATGGCTATCGAAGCTGGGGCCAAGAACGGCATTTTCGAGGCTGATGAAATAACCTTGGATTATGTGAATAGCAGGGCCAAGCGGCCGTACCGGGTGTTTACGAGTGATCCTGATGCCAGCTACTATGAGGTCCGGGAATACGACGTTTCGAAAATGGAACCGCAGGTGGCCTTTCCTCATTCACCGGAAAACGTGAGACCGGTCAGCCAAGCCGGGAATGTGTCTATTGACCAAGTCGTAATCGGCTCCTGTACCAACGGTAGGATAGAGGATTTAGAAATTGCGGCCAGTATATTGAAAGGGAAAAAAGTCCACCGCGAGATAAGGACGATTATTATACCAGGCACCCAAGAAATATACCTCGAAGCCCTACGCCGGGGCCTGGTAGAGATATTCATCGAGGCGGGGGCGGCGGTGAGCACCCCGACCTGCGGGCCGTGTCTGGGCGGTCACATGGGGATACTGGCCAAAGGAGAGAGGGCTGTTGCTACTACCAACCGTAATTTTGTGGGCAGGATGGGTCATCCGGAAAGCGAGGTATACCTTGCTTCACCTGCGGTGGCGGCTGCTAGCGCGGTTATGGGAAGAATCGCGGCTCCTTGGGAGGTGGTAAGATGA